A genomic window from Agreia sp. COWG includes:
- a CDS encoding SDR family oxidoreductase, producing MTSSELPLALVTGATGYVGGRLVPRLIEAGYRVRVLVRSPLKLRDVPWAPDVEVATGDLDDPATLVDAFDGVGVLYYLVHSMGRPGHFREQEGQAARNVAAAAASAGVDRIVYLGGLHPAEGRLSEHLESRKLVGDILIASGVPTVALQAGVIIGSGSTSFEMVRHLTEVLPYMPAPRWVRNKIQPIAIRDVLYYLVHAASVPADVNRTFDIGGPDVLRYGQMMNGYALEAGLKQRPIASLPVMTPWLASQWVNLVTPIPRSLAVPIIASLQFDCVAHEDDIRELIPDPDGGLTPYRRSVRLALGRMKSGQVETSWQNAVVQGAASDPLPSDPEWAGHTVFLDTKRRVTTAPSDALWSVIEGIGGENGWYSFPVAWAARGWMDKLVGGVGLRRGRRSQTELHTGDALDFWRVETIERGSLLRLRAEMKVPGLAWLEMRSTPAANGEGSFYDQRAVFFPRGLGGRLYWFAILPFHGVIFNGMANRITATAEKAAQAQGNGAPATAK from the coding sequence ATGACCTCCTCAGAGTTGCCTCTTGCCCTCGTCACCGGAGCAACCGGGTACGTCGGCGGCAGACTCGTTCCCCGACTCATCGAGGCCGGCTACCGCGTACGCGTGCTCGTGCGTAGCCCGCTAAAGCTCCGGGACGTGCCGTGGGCTCCCGACGTCGAGGTCGCCACGGGCGACCTCGATGACCCCGCGACGCTGGTCGACGCATTCGACGGCGTCGGGGTGCTCTACTACCTCGTGCATTCGATGGGCCGCCCCGGGCACTTCCGGGAGCAGGAAGGGCAGGCCGCTCGAAACGTGGCCGCCGCGGCCGCGAGCGCCGGCGTCGACCGCATCGTCTACCTGGGAGGGCTGCATCCTGCCGAGGGCCGGCTCTCGGAACACCTCGAGAGCCGCAAGCTCGTCGGCGACATCCTGATCGCATCGGGAGTGCCCACGGTCGCGCTGCAGGCCGGGGTCATCATCGGCTCGGGCTCGACGTCCTTCGAGATGGTGCGCCACCTCACCGAGGTGCTTCCCTACATGCCGGCTCCGCGTTGGGTGCGCAACAAGATCCAGCCCATCGCCATTCGCGATGTGCTCTACTACCTGGTGCACGCGGCCAGCGTGCCGGCCGACGTCAATCGCACCTTCGACATCGGCGGGCCCGATGTTCTGCGGTACGGGCAGATGATGAACGGCTACGCCCTGGAGGCCGGGCTCAAGCAGCGCCCGATCGCCTCGCTCCCGGTGATGACACCGTGGCTCGCGTCGCAGTGGGTCAACCTGGTCACGCCCATTCCGCGTTCTCTCGCCGTGCCCATCATCGCGTCGCTGCAGTTCGACTGCGTCGCGCACGAAGACGACATCCGCGAGCTGATTCCCGATCCGGATGGCGGGCTCACGCCCTACAGGCGCTCCGTGCGTCTCGCGCTCGGCCGAATGAAGTCCGGTCAGGTGGAGACGAGCTGGCAGAACGCCGTCGTGCAGGGCGCTGCGAGCGATCCGCTGCCGAGCGACCCCGAGTGGGCGGGACACACCGTCTTCCTCGACACCAAGAGGCGGGTGACCACGGCGCCGAGCGACGCGCTGTGGAGCGTCATCGAGGGAATCGGTGGCGAGAACGGCTGGTACTCGTTTCCCGTGGCATGGGCCGCGCGCGGCTGGATGGACAAGCTCGTGGGCGGAGTCGGACTGCGGCGAGGTCGCCGCAGCCAGACGGAGCTGCACACGGGGGACGCCCTCGACTTCTGGAGGGTCGAGACCATCGAGCGGGGTTCCCTCCTGAGGCTCCGGGCAGAGATGAAGGTGCCTGGCCTCGCGTGGCTCGAGATGCGCTCGACACCTGCTGCCAACGGCGAGGGCTCGTTCTACGACCAGAGGGCGGTGTTCTTTCCGCGCGGGCTCGGAGGACGCCTCTACTGGTTCGCCATCCTGCCGTTCCACGGCGTCATCTTCAACGGCATGGCCAACCGCATCACAGCGACGGCGGAGAAGGCAGCACAGGCGCAAGGGAACGGCGCCCCGGCCACCGCAAAATGA
- a CDS encoding SRPBCC domain-containing protein yields the protein MVNPFHAVPLRPRRSVSVERAVPFSPVIVWDALVDADLADGWLGHLIVEPVEGGRFALVWPTDEPHQADWFGTIEQMIPAERLAVAFAPHTLITFELRASLVSDRRGSQVAVLHESFLTSSEAEAVARFWSRRLDLLHSLLGGHPVVWRHGERPD from the coding sequence ATGGTGAACCCGTTCCACGCCGTGCCGCTGCGCCCCCGGCGGTCCGTGTCCGTCGAACGAGCCGTGCCCTTCTCGCCGGTCATCGTGTGGGACGCCCTCGTCGATGCGGACCTCGCCGACGGCTGGCTCGGACACCTCATCGTCGAGCCCGTCGAGGGTGGCAGGTTTGCGCTCGTCTGGCCCACCGACGAGCCCCACCAGGCGGATTGGTTCGGCACGATCGAGCAGATGATTCCAGCTGAGCGTCTCGCCGTCGCGTTCGCTCCGCACACGCTGATCACGTTCGAGCTTCGAGCCTCACTCGTGAGCGACCGACGAGGCTCACAGGTCGCGGTTCTGCACGAGTCGTTCCTGACCTCTTCGGAAGCTGAGGCCGTCGCTCGCTTCTGGAGCAGGCGGCTCGATCTGCTGCACTCGCTGCTGGGTGGCCATCCGGTGGTCTGGCGGCACGGAGAACGACCCGATTAG
- a CDS encoding ROK family protein, translating to MPSDSLNRPADPPVESAPPQGGGRPVALAVDFGGTKVESALVDDAGRVLSASRFRAPTGKNSSSEQLVDSVTTVVRQSLSALPADRQLVGIGIGAAGPIDRERGLVSPVNLTVWRDFALRDTVESTARESGHDASAVLRLDGLCITLAESWVGAGSGRMNMMGMIVSTGVGGGVISGGSVVSGLSGNAGHIGQVEVPGFTEPDAPCTLEEIASGPHTVAWARARGFEGTTGEDLALAYAAGDHIAVAAVTRSGTAIGRAIASVSTLLDLEVVVIGGGFSLVSPDLFDIIRNAIDRYARFDYARRVEVLPTGLGADGPLVGAAALVFRGV from the coding sequence GTGCCTTCCGACAGCCTGAACAGACCCGCAGATCCCCCCGTCGAGTCCGCACCACCCCAGGGCGGTGGCCGGCCGGTCGCTCTGGCCGTCGATTTCGGGGGAACCAAGGTCGAGAGCGCGCTCGTCGACGACGCGGGCAGGGTGCTGTCGGCGAGTCGCTTCCGCGCACCCACGGGCAAGAACAGCTCATCCGAGCAGCTCGTCGATTCCGTCACCACCGTGGTGCGGCAGTCGCTCTCCGCCCTCCCGGCCGACCGACAGCTGGTCGGAATCGGTATCGGGGCAGCCGGGCCCATCGACAGGGAGCGCGGACTCGTCTCCCCCGTCAATCTCACCGTGTGGCGCGACTTCGCCCTGCGCGACACTGTCGAGAGCACCGCTCGTGAGTCCGGCCACGACGCGTCCGCCGTGCTTCGGCTCGACGGACTCTGCATCACACTCGCAGAGAGCTGGGTGGGTGCGGGAAGCGGCCGCATGAACATGATGGGCATGATCGTCTCGACGGGCGTCGGCGGCGGCGTGATCTCTGGCGGTTCAGTCGTCTCGGGCCTCTCGGGCAATGCCGGGCACATCGGCCAGGTCGAGGTACCCGGTTTCACCGAGCCGGATGCTCCGTGCACGCTCGAGGAGATCGCGTCGGGCCCGCACACCGTCGCCTGGGCGAGGGCGCGCGGATTCGAGGGCACGACCGGAGAGGATCTCGCGCTCGCCTACGCCGCGGGCGACCACATCGCCGTCGCCGCCGTCACGCGCAGCGGAACGGCGATCGGCCGTGCGATCGCGTCGGTCTCCACGCTGCTCGATCTCGAGGTGGTGGTGATCGGCGGCGGATTCTCGCTGGTGTCGCCCGATCTCTTCGACATCATCCGCAACGCCATCGACCGTTACGCGCGATTCGACTACGCGCGGAGGGTCGAGGTGCTGCCGACCGGCCTCGGCGCTGACGGCCCGCTCGTTGGCGCAGCCGCACTGGTCTTCCGCGGAGTCTGA
- a CDS encoding bifunctional riboflavin kinase/FAD synthetase has protein sequence MKVFTDLESVPGDIGNSAVTIGKFDGVHAGHRAVIRQLLGVAEQRSLTSVVVTFDRHPLALLSPGSCPATLVGTERKIELLSSTGIDAALVLRFDRAFADQTPQQFVSRMLVDALHAKVVLVGSDFRFGARGAGDVALLRELGIQHGFTVQLIDDVRLEGDRRVSSTWIRELLREGDVEGAAELLGHIPTVRGMVVHGAARGRELGYPTANLSPDSQGLIPADGVYAGWLTDGPARYRAAISVGNNPTFKGVPQKQVEAYVLDQEIDLYDHIVDVEFTHRIRGMVKYTGVEPLIAQMDDDVVQVRTLLPDA, from the coding sequence GTGAAGGTCTTCACAGATCTCGAATCCGTTCCCGGTGACATCGGCAACTCCGCTGTCACCATCGGAAAGTTCGACGGCGTGCACGCGGGTCACAGGGCGGTCATCCGACAGCTACTCGGGGTGGCCGAGCAGCGGTCTCTGACGAGCGTCGTCGTGACGTTCGACCGGCATCCGCTCGCGCTGCTCTCACCGGGCAGCTGCCCGGCCACCCTGGTGGGCACCGAGCGAAAGATCGAGCTGCTGTCGTCGACCGGCATCGATGCCGCCCTCGTTCTGCGCTTCGACAGGGCATTCGCAGACCAGACCCCGCAGCAGTTCGTCTCACGGATGCTGGTCGACGCCCTGCACGCCAAGGTCGTGCTCGTCGGCAGCGATTTTCGCTTCGGCGCCCGGGGTGCGGGCGATGTCGCGCTGCTGAGGGAGCTCGGCATTCAGCACGGGTTCACGGTGCAGCTCATCGACGATGTGCGCCTCGAGGGGGACCGCAGAGTGTCGTCGACGTGGATCCGCGAGCTGCTGCGCGAGGGCGACGTCGAGGGGGCCGCAGAATTGCTGGGGCACATCCCGACCGTGCGCGGCATGGTGGTGCACGGCGCGGCTCGCGGTCGCGAGCTCGGGTATCCGACCGCCAACCTCTCGCCGGATTCGCAGGGTCTGATCCCGGCGGACGGCGTCTATGCGGGCTGGCTCACCGACGGGCCGGCACGCTACCGCGCCGCCATCTCGGTGGGCAACAACCCGACGTTCAAGGGCGTGCCGCAGAAGCAGGTCGAGGCCTACGTGCTCGATCAGGAGATAGACCTCTACGACCACATCGTCGACGTGGAGTTCACGCACCGGATCCGCGGCATGGTGAAGTACACGGGTGTCGAACCCCTGATCGCCCAGATGGACGACGACGTCGTGCAGGTGCGCACGCTGCTGCCCGACGCCTGA
- the truB gene encoding tRNA pseudouridine(55) synthase TruB — MPEKFTRDKAEPSTRSGVLFIDKPAGLTSHDVVARTRRIAGTRKVGHAGTLDPMATGLLVLGVNASTRLLTYVVGLDKEYLATIRLGVATTTDDAEGEVVSVAPSGAVEGLIAADIRSQVEALTGDIEQTPSSVSAIKVDGQRAYALVRSGVEVKLKARPVTVSEFEVVDERAATTADGAQVVELEVRVVCSSGTYIRALGRDLGAALGVGGHLTALRRTRIGPFRVDEAADLETVIVADALEAPATTASRLFETLELTAQQSIDLGHGKRLELGDTAPDARGPVAAIAPDGRLVGLVSVASGRAQTLVNFPPDQQSGADARSAGGDS; from the coding sequence GTGCCAGAGAAGTTCACCCGTGACAAAGCCGAGCCTTCGACGCGCAGCGGCGTTCTGTTCATCGACAAGCCCGCTGGCCTCACCAGCCACGACGTGGTCGCCCGCACCCGCCGGATCGCCGGAACCCGCAAGGTCGGGCACGCAGGAACGCTCGACCCCATGGCGACGGGGCTGCTCGTGCTCGGCGTGAACGCATCGACTCGGCTGCTCACCTACGTGGTGGGCCTCGACAAGGAGTACCTGGCCACCATCCGGCTCGGCGTCGCCACCACGACAGACGACGCCGAGGGCGAGGTCGTCTCCGTGGCACCGTCTGGCGCAGTCGAGGGGCTGATCGCGGCGGACATCCGGTCTCAGGTCGAGGCGCTCACGGGTGACATCGAGCAGACCCCGAGTTCAGTGAGCGCCATCAAGGTCGACGGTCAGCGTGCCTATGCGCTGGTGCGAAGCGGCGTCGAGGTGAAGCTGAAGGCGCGGCCGGTCACGGTGTCCGAGTTCGAGGTCGTCGACGAGCGCGCCGCCACCACGGCCGACGGCGCACAGGTGGTCGAGCTCGAGGTGCGCGTGGTGTGCTCGTCGGGAACCTACATTCGAGCCCTAGGCCGTGACCTGGGTGCGGCGCTCGGGGTAGGGGGCCACCTGACCGCCCTCAGGCGTACCCGCATCGGGCCGTTCCGCGTCGACGAGGCCGCCGATCTCGAGACCGTGATCGTGGCCGATGCGCTCGAGGCCCCTGCCACCACAGCATCACGCCTCTTCGAGACCCTCGAGCTCACCGCCCAGCAGAGCATCGACCTGGGCCACGGCAAGAGGCTCGAGCTGGGCGACACCGCGCCGGATGCCCGGGGCCCGGTCGCCGCGATCGCTCCCGACGGCCGCCTGGTCGGCCTCGTCTCCGTCGCTTCAGGTCGAGCGCAGACGCTGGTGAACTTTCCGCCGGACCAGCAGTCCGGGGCGGACGCCCGTTCTGCCGGAGGCGACTCATGA